One Channa argus isolate prfri chromosome 15, Channa argus male v1.0, whole genome shotgun sequence DNA segment encodes these proteins:
- the foxj1a gene encoding forkhead box protein J1-A: protein MLFLSCTDPWPEGSVGLEEEVVTAAAQAEERDGVINNNNNKNNNNKTKNHNNICSFNLDDSLTSLQWLQEFSILGANVPQQDHQQPHLFGQQLGSEAPASPLAGDLASIGMPLTPGKPTAAAYSRMQSLPGIVAHGHCPDEVDYKTNPHIKPPYSYATLICMAMQASKKTKITLSCIYKWITDNFCYYRHADPTWQNSIRHNLSLNKCFIKVPRQKDEPGKGGFWKIDPQYAERLLSGAYKKRRIPPVQINPALQNRLRVNLQPQLRGPCSPIEGLCINQESQRLLREFEEETGADQNWDPHLAEGTMLGSWPVVRGRGGHKRKQSVGTRNGASKVPRRSSSPLFPVDEQKEIGPLKGDFDWDALLDSALRGELSLEGEEPLSPIMKEEDLTVRGTHITPGEAPVGTADIHVLVETQRSKDESDFDEETFLATAFLESPWPEEEEQGRGDFLCSSTVNLDQLFDLGESLGRDPSTRIDTLL from the exons ATGCTGTTTCTGAGCTGTACAGACCCCTGGCCCGAAGGCTCGGTGgggctggaggaggaggtggtgacCGCCGCTGCTCAGGCGGAGGAACGGGACGGGgtcatcaacaacaacaacaacaagaataacaacaacaagACCAAGAACCATAACAACATCTGCTCCTTCAACCTGGATGACAGCCTGACAAGCCTTCAGTGGCTGCAGGAGTTCTCCATTCTCGGTGCCAACGTGCCACAGCAGGACCACCAACAGCCGCACCTGTTCGGCCAGCAGCTGGGCTCCGAAGCCCCAGCCTCCCCTTTGGCCGGGGACCTCGCCTCCATTGGCATGCCCCTGACCCCAGGGAAGCCCACAGCGGCGGCCTACAGCAGGATGCAGTCCCTCCCCGGCATTGTGGCGCACGGTCACTGTCCGGATGAGGTGGACTACAAGACCAACCCTCACATCAAGCCGCCGTACTCATACGCTACCCTCATCTGCATGGCCATGCAGGCCAGTAAAAAGACCAAGATCACTCTGTCCTGCATCTACAAGTGGATCACCGATAACTTCTGTTACTACCGCCATGCTGACCCCACTTGGCAG AACTCCATTCGACACAATCTGTCACTCAACAAGTGCTTCATTAAGGTTCCTCGGCAGAAAGACGAGCCAGGGAAGGGCGGTTTCTGGAAGATCGACCCACAGTATGCTGAGCGCCTCCTGAGTGGTGCCTACAAGAAGAGAAGAATACCACCAGTCCAGATCAACCCGGCACTGCAGAACAGGCTCAGGGTCAACCTCCAGCCCCAACTCAGAGGTCCCTGCAGCCCCATAGAAGGTCTGTGCATAAACCAAGAGTCCCAAAGGCTCCTTAGAGAGTTCGAAGAGGAAACTGGGGCTGACCAAAACTGGGACCCCCATCTGGCTGAGGGTACCATGCTGGGATCTTGGCCAGTAGTTAGGGGAAGAGGTGGGCACAAGAGGAAACAATCTGTGGGCACCAGAAATGGTGCCAGTAAAGTCCCACGGCGCTCCAGCTCTCCACTCTTCCCTGTAGACGAACAAAAGGAGATAGGACCTCTGAAGGGGGACTTTGACTGGGATGCCTTGCTGGACTCAGCCCTCAGGGGTGAGCTCAGTTTGGAGGGTGAGGAACCATTGAGCCCCATAATGAAAGAGGAGGACCTGACAGTACGAGGGACCCACATCACCCCTGGTGAAGCCCCTGTGGGGACAGCAGACATCCATGTGTTGGTGGAGACCCAAAGAAGTAAGGATGAGTCAGATTTTGATGAGGAGACCTTCCTCGCCACAGCCTTCCTAGAGAGTCCGTGGCCTGAAGAGGAGGAACAAGGCCGTGGTGATTTCCTCTGTAGCTCCACTGTCAACCTGGACCAGCTGTTTGACCTTGGGGAATCATTAGGCAGAGACCCCAGCACCCGGATTGACACCCTACTTTGA